From Streptomyces sp. HUAS MG91, the proteins below share one genomic window:
- a CDS encoding LCP family protein produces MSSDTDASPSRRSGHRRKERARRPRRRMLRWVVFGLLALVLIAGGTGYWLYSNLNGNIDGVDLDKAIGTDRPEKLPTSGTNVLVLGSDSRAGANAKLKTGNVSGARSDTALVMHIPEGRKQATAVSIPRDTLVTRPECTKTDGTTVPSAKRVMFNSVYSLAGPACVVKTVEKMSGVRLDHFMEIDFAGFKGLVDAIGGVNVTVDQAIHDKSSGLELTKGTHKLDGTESLAFVRTRHGIGDGSDLGRIGLQQQFMIALLSEIKKQDLLGSPTKTYKIADSLTSSLTTDSKLANLKALAEFGRSLQGVDPETMETIMLPVAYDKIDPNRVVAAEPQASTLWKAIRTDSPIPESAKKSPATGG; encoded by the coding sequence ATGAGCTCCGACACCGACGCTTCCCCTTCCCGTCGTTCCGGGCACCGGCGAAAGGAACGTGCGCGCCGGCCGCGCCGTCGCATGCTGCGCTGGGTCGTCTTCGGGCTGCTGGCCCTGGTGCTCATCGCGGGTGGCACGGGCTACTGGCTCTACAGCAACCTCAACGGCAACATCGACGGCGTCGACCTCGACAAGGCGATCGGCACCGACCGCCCCGAGAAGCTGCCGACCAGCGGAACGAACGTGCTGGTCCTCGGCTCCGACTCGCGGGCCGGCGCCAACGCGAAGCTGAAGACCGGCAACGTCTCGGGCGCCCGCTCGGACACCGCCCTGGTGATGCACATACCCGAGGGCCGCAAGCAGGCCACCGCCGTCAGCATCCCGCGCGACACCCTGGTCACCCGCCCCGAGTGCACCAAGACCGACGGCACGACCGTGCCGTCGGCGAAGCGCGTGATGTTCAACTCCGTGTACTCCCTGGCAGGTCCGGCCTGCGTGGTCAAGACCGTCGAGAAGATGTCCGGGGTACGCCTCGACCACTTCATGGAGATCGACTTCGCGGGCTTCAAGGGCCTCGTCGACGCCATCGGCGGCGTGAACGTCACCGTCGACCAGGCGATCCACGACAAGTCCAGCGGGCTCGAACTGACCAAGGGCACCCACAAGCTGGACGGCACCGAGTCCCTCGCCTTCGTCCGCACTCGGCACGGCATCGGTGACGGCAGCGACCTCGGCCGCATCGGCCTCCAGCAGCAGTTCATGATCGCCCTGCTGAGCGAGATCAAGAAGCAGGACCTGCTGGGCAGCCCCACCAAGACGTACAAGATCGCGGACAGCCTCACCTCGTCGCTGACCACCGACTCCAAGCTGGCCAACCTCAAGGCGCTCGCCGAGTTCGGCCGCAGCCTCCAGGGCGTCGACCCGGAGACGATGGAGACGATCATGCTGCCGGTCGCCTACGACAAGATCGATCCCAACCGAGTGGTCGCCGCCGAACCGCAGGCGAGCACCCTGTGGAAGGCGATCCGCACCGACTCCCCGATCCCCGAGTCGGCGAAGAAGTCACCCGCGACCGGCGGCTGA
- a CDS encoding DUF6716 putative glycosyltransferase, whose translation MRIHVLADSDTRWKWGGELAQRLHPRPWVHAHMLNGRATPTARQMAEVGIEPAAVTQSSVSEFVNSPELAQADVLIVGSVGGTTQAVLHGLARAFEGAQHRPVLVTGYVGVVYENLTDGLLLRAGADVVLANSPFDARRFREIYRGLDIDDSCVVQTALPFFADQQYDPLRTGATHPFTVTFAVQPSVPEDRDGRIYVLRRAIQHARLRPGREVLIKLRSKPGEQTTHIEPYHYQTLAEQLGEPLPPNLQFVYGNMAEVLDRTDLLVTVSSTAALESMHRGIPTVILSDLGVREPHGNHYFTGSGCVASWNEIDEGAQPFAHPGWLEEQGILARDPYAQLRERVEQLTRRQLPPIRPYYTMQNAAGYLPRLLARRGLAPDGIPLPHSAGADGRRPGLMARTSRKALRRAYRFGVQNVAPKIQRWGGL comes from the coding sequence ATGCGTATCCACGTACTCGCCGACTCCGACACCCGATGGAAGTGGGGTGGGGAGTTGGCACAACGGCTCCACCCCCGTCCCTGGGTGCACGCACACATGCTCAACGGCAGGGCCACGCCCACCGCGCGGCAGATGGCCGAAGTGGGCATCGAGCCCGCCGCGGTGACCCAGTCGTCCGTGAGCGAGTTCGTGAACAGCCCTGAACTCGCCCAGGCCGACGTGCTGATCGTGGGCTCCGTCGGCGGCACCACACAGGCGGTGCTCCACGGTCTGGCCCGCGCCTTCGAAGGCGCCCAGCACCGCCCGGTCCTGGTGACCGGTTACGTGGGCGTCGTCTACGAGAATCTGACGGACGGTCTGCTGTTGCGCGCGGGCGCTGACGTGGTGCTGGCCAACAGCCCCTTCGACGCCCGCAGGTTCCGGGAGATCTACCGGGGCCTGGACATCGACGACAGCTGCGTGGTCCAGACGGCGCTGCCCTTCTTCGCCGACCAGCAGTACGACCCGCTGCGCACCGGAGCGACCCATCCGTTCACGGTCACCTTTGCCGTGCAGCCTTCCGTGCCCGAGGACCGCGACGGACGGATCTACGTCCTGCGTCGGGCCATTCAGCACGCCCGGCTGCGGCCCGGCCGCGAAGTGCTGATCAAGCTGCGCTCCAAGCCGGGCGAACAGACCACTCACATCGAGCCCTACCACTACCAGACGCTCGCCGAGCAGCTGGGTGAGCCGCTGCCCCCCAACCTGCAGTTCGTCTACGGCAACATGGCCGAGGTGCTCGACCGCACCGACCTGCTGGTGACGGTCAGTTCCACGGCGGCGCTCGAATCGATGCACCGCGGCATTCCCACGGTGATCCTCAGCGACCTCGGAGTCCGCGAGCCGCACGGCAACCACTACTTCACCGGGTCGGGCTGCGTCGCCTCCTGGAACGAGATCGACGAAGGCGCACAGCCCTTCGCCCATCCCGGCTGGCTGGAGGAGCAGGGCATCCTGGCCCGGGATCCGTACGCTCAACTGCGCGAGCGCGTCGAGCAGTTGACGCGGCGGCAGCTGCCGCCGATCCGGCCGTACTACACCATGCAGAACGCCGCGGGCTATCTGCCCCGGCTCCTGGCCAGGCGAGGCCTGGCCCCCGACGGTATTCCGCTGCCCCACTCAGCGGGTGCCGACGGCCGACGCCCCGGCCTGATGGCCCGAACGTCACGGAAGGCGCTTCGCCGCGCCTACCGGTTCGGGGTGCAGAACGTGGCGCCGAAGATTCAGCGGTGGGGCGGGCTCTGA
- a CDS encoding amino acid permease — protein sequence MPVTTQPDTGPGQGTRRTTGLLRTKSIEQSIKDTEEPEHRLKKSLSALDLTVFGVGVVIGSGIFVITGTAATDYAGPAVTISFAVAAVVCALAALCYAEFASTVPVAGSAYTFAFASLGEFPAWIIGWDLILELALGCATVAVGWSGYVQSLLDSWGIPLPEALRGPGEGHGFTFNLAAFLLVLAVMTVVVLGMKLSAWVTSAVVAVKVTVVLIVIAVGAFFITGSNYDPYIPPSKPTEGGSGLSQTLLEGIAGFTPSNFGIMGIFTAAAVVFFAFIGFDVVATAAEETRNPKKDVPLGILGSLAICTVLYCAVAFVVTGMQNYKKLDPEAPLAEAFKAVGHPFWAGVISFGAVVGLTVVCMILLLGQSRVFFAMSRDGLLPPVFSAVHPKFRTPYRSTIILGLLTALVAGFVSLTELSKLVNIGTLFAFVIVAVGVLILRRTRPDLPRAFRAPWVPVLPIASVACSVWLMLNLSVETWLRFAVWMVVGVIIYFAYGRRHSRAAEGAETAGASGGGNSR from the coding sequence ATGCCGGTGACCACGCAACCAGACACAGGCCCAGGACAGGGCACGCGCCGCACGACCGGCCTGTTGCGCACCAAGTCCATCGAGCAGTCCATCAAGGACACCGAAGAGCCCGAGCACCGGCTCAAGAAGTCCCTCTCCGCGCTCGACCTCACCGTCTTCGGCGTCGGGGTCGTCATCGGCTCCGGCATCTTCGTCATCACCGGCACCGCCGCCACCGACTACGCGGGCCCGGCGGTGACCATCTCCTTCGCCGTCGCCGCCGTCGTCTGCGCCCTGGCCGCGCTCTGCTACGCCGAGTTCGCCTCGACCGTCCCGGTCGCCGGATCCGCGTACACCTTCGCCTTCGCCTCGCTCGGCGAGTTCCCGGCCTGGATCATCGGCTGGGACCTGATCCTGGAGCTGGCGCTGGGCTGCGCCACCGTCGCCGTCGGCTGGTCCGGCTACGTCCAGTCGCTCCTCGACAGCTGGGGCATCCCGCTCCCCGAGGCGCTGCGCGGCCCCGGCGAGGGCCACGGCTTCACCTTCAACCTCGCCGCGTTCCTGCTCGTCCTCGCCGTCATGACGGTCGTCGTCCTCGGCATGAAGCTGTCCGCCTGGGTCACCTCGGCGGTCGTCGCCGTCAAGGTCACCGTCGTCCTGATCGTGATCGCGGTCGGCGCCTTCTTCATCACCGGCTCCAACTACGACCCGTACATCCCGCCGAGCAAGCCCACCGAGGGCGGCTCGGGCCTGTCGCAGACGCTCCTCGAAGGAATCGCCGGGTTCACCCCGTCGAACTTCGGCATCATGGGCATCTTCACCGCGGCGGCCGTCGTCTTCTTCGCCTTCATCGGCTTCGACGTCGTCGCCACGGCCGCCGAGGAGACCCGCAACCCGAAGAAGGACGTGCCGCTCGGCATCCTCGGCTCGCTCGCCATCTGCACCGTCCTGTACTGCGCCGTCGCCTTCGTCGTCACCGGCATGCAGAACTACAAGAAGCTCGACCCGGAGGCGCCGCTCGCCGAGGCGTTCAAGGCGGTCGGCCACCCGTTCTGGGCGGGCGTCATCTCCTTCGGCGCGGTCGTCGGCCTCACGGTCGTCTGCATGATCCTGCTGCTCGGCCAGAGCCGGGTCTTCTTCGCGATGAGCCGGGACGGTCTGCTGCCGCCGGTCTTCAGCGCCGTCCACCCCAAGTTCCGTACGCCGTACCGCTCGACGATCATCCTCGGGCTGCTCACCGCGCTCGTCGCCGGTTTCGTCTCCCTGACCGAGCTGTCGAAGCTGGTCAACATCGGCACCCTGTTCGCCTTCGTGATCGTCGCCGTCGGCGTGCTCATCCTGCGCCGCACCCGGCCCGATCTGCCGCGCGCCTTCCGGGCCCCGTGGGTGCCCGTGCTGCCGATCGCGTCGGTGGCGTGCTCGGTGTGGCTGATGCTGAACCTGTCGGTGGAGACCTGGCTGCGGTTCGCGGTCTGGATGGTCGTCGGCGTGATCATCTACTTCGCCTACGGGCGACGCCACAGCCGCGCCGCGGAGGGCGCGGAGACCGCGGGAGCCTCAGGGGGCGGCAACTCCCGGTAA
- a CDS encoding glycosyltransferase family 39 protein: MLTQAPHSLPYVSDARRAAPHPGPATSRPGYWRRLLPLLALLACATRVPSFAQPLWNPDEGYLAVQARMLAHGGTLYETVVDRKPPLLPWLYEAVFAVFGSQSLTPVKWCAVAAQLLTAVLLASTARRRWGDGAGRTAGVLYLLVSVGLNPEDAQAATFEVFMLPWTAAAVWCADRRRWGWCGAAVAGAFLTKQTGAAVLVPVAWTLWRCGAPRADVVRCAVGVTVPILGAACATDPAGFLFWTVTGSGAYASFTGSELHVLVRGLVNAAILGAACAGILPPVVRVLRIARTGHGELWLWLASSAVAVLAGFHFFGHYYLQLTPPLALLGTAALQILPRDRLVHALLVSVCCCGVFVGWGLLAVRPDLAHAQRVADAVRARTAPHDPVLVWGMHPETYWLADRTPATRFLTAGLLTNYSGGRDGPQVGERWAVPGTWHTFHTEFTTRPPALVVDDSRGDPYGVGRVASLRRMLGSYEVIARVDGAVVYAPTGSPQASAAGRG; this comes from the coding sequence ATGCTCACCCAGGCGCCGCATTCGCTACCGTACGTGTCCGACGCCCGCCGAGCCGCCCCGCACCCCGGCCCCGCCACGAGCCGCCCCGGCTACTGGAGACGCCTGCTCCCGCTGCTCGCCCTGCTCGCCTGCGCCACCCGCGTGCCCTCCTTCGCGCAGCCCCTGTGGAACCCCGACGAGGGCTATCTCGCCGTCCAGGCACGGATGCTGGCGCACGGCGGCACGCTCTACGAGACGGTCGTCGACCGCAAACCACCGCTCCTGCCCTGGCTGTACGAGGCGGTGTTCGCCGTCTTCGGATCGCAGTCGCTCACCCCGGTCAAGTGGTGCGCCGTGGCGGCGCAGTTGCTGACGGCGGTGCTGCTCGCGTCGACCGCGCGGCGCCGCTGGGGCGACGGCGCCGGGCGCACGGCGGGCGTGCTGTACCTCCTGGTCTCCGTCGGGCTCAACCCGGAGGACGCGCAGGCCGCGACCTTCGAGGTGTTCATGCTGCCGTGGACCGCGGCGGCCGTGTGGTGCGCCGACCGGCGCCGCTGGGGCTGGTGCGGCGCGGCGGTCGCGGGCGCCTTCCTCACCAAACAGACCGGCGCGGCCGTCCTGGTCCCGGTGGCCTGGACGCTGTGGCGGTGCGGGGCGCCGCGGGCGGACGTGGTGCGGTGCGCGGTGGGCGTGACGGTGCCGATCCTCGGGGCGGCCTGCGCGACCGACCCGGCCGGTTTCCTGTTCTGGACGGTGACCGGTTCGGGCGCGTACGCCTCCTTCACCGGCTCCGAACTCCACGTACTCGTACGGGGGTTGGTGAACGCGGCGATCCTCGGCGCGGCCTGCGCCGGAATCCTGCCGCCGGTCGTCCGCGTGCTGCGCATCGCCCGCACGGGCCACGGCGAGCTGTGGCTCTGGCTCGCCTCGTCGGCCGTGGCCGTCCTGGCCGGCTTCCACTTCTTCGGCCACTACTACCTCCAACTCACGCCGCCGCTGGCGCTGTTGGGCACGGCGGCGCTCCAGATCCTGCCGCGCGACCGGCTCGTGCACGCCCTCCTCGTCTCCGTCTGCTGCTGCGGCGTCTTCGTCGGCTGGGGCCTGCTCGCCGTACGCCCCGACCTCGCCCACGCCCAGCGGGTCGCCGACGCGGTGCGGGCCCGCACCGCACCGCACGACCCGGTCCTGGTGTGGGGCATGCACCCGGAGACGTACTGGCTGGCCGACCGCACCCCGGCCACCCGCTTCCTGACGGCCGGCCTGCTCACCAACTACAGCGGCGGCCGGGACGGCCCACAGGTGGGCGAGCGCTGGGCGGTACCGGGCACCTGGCACACCTTCCACACCGAATTCACGACCCGGCCCCCGGCGCTGGTGGTGGACGACTCGCGGGGGGATCCGTACGGGGTGGGGCGGGTGGCGTCGCTGCGGCGGATGCTGGGTTCGTACGAAGTGATCGCGCGGGTGGACGGAGCGGTGGTGTACGCCCCGACCGGCAGCCCTCAGGCGTCAGCCGCCGGTCGCGGGTGA
- a CDS encoding acylneuraminate cytidylyltransferase, with amino-acid sequence MSADAAPVVVAVIPARGGSKGIPGKNVAPVGGVSLIGRAVRACRAAERVTRVVVSTDAEDIAAEARRYGAEIVDRPAELASDTASSEAALLHALDTVEERHGDLTDVLLFVQATSPFLTTRDIEGVVSAVLDEGADSAFTASPFHGFVWQGVREADRSAVQAAQGVNHDSAERLRRQDRPEEFLETGAAYAMRAQGFRDKNHRFFGNVALVPVGPDRTLEIDEPADLERARVLAPLMDEPVFPTRADIDAVVLDFDGTQTDDRVWIDADGHETVAVNRGDGMGISRLRKAGVPVLILSSETNPVVAARARKLDIPVIHGVESKDVELRKWCEAEGIAPERILYAGNDVNDLPCFELVGWPVAVADAHDIVRERARAVTTSRGGHGVVREIAAHLLGKAL; translated from the coding sequence ATGTCAGCAGATGCAGCCCCCGTCGTCGTCGCCGTCATACCGGCGCGCGGCGGCTCCAAGGGCATCCCGGGCAAGAACGTCGCACCGGTCGGCGGGGTGTCCCTCATCGGCCGCGCCGTCAGGGCCTGCCGTGCCGCGGAGCGGGTGACGCGGGTCGTGGTGAGCACGGACGCCGAGGACATCGCGGCCGAAGCGCGACGGTACGGCGCCGAGATCGTGGACCGTCCGGCCGAACTCGCCTCGGACACGGCATCCAGCGAGGCCGCGCTGCTGCACGCTCTCGACACCGTCGAGGAGCGGCACGGCGACCTCACCGACGTGCTGCTGTTCGTCCAGGCGACCAGCCCGTTCCTGACGACCCGTGACATCGAGGGTGTCGTCTCCGCCGTGCTGGACGAGGGCGCCGACTCGGCCTTCACCGCCTCGCCCTTCCACGGGTTCGTCTGGCAGGGGGTGCGCGAGGCGGACAGGAGTGCGGTGCAGGCCGCCCAGGGCGTCAATCACGACAGCGCCGAGCGGCTGCGCCGGCAGGACCGCCCCGAGGAGTTCCTCGAGACGGGCGCGGCCTACGCGATGCGCGCCCAGGGCTTTCGCGACAAGAACCACCGCTTCTTCGGCAATGTCGCCCTCGTCCCCGTGGGGCCGGACCGCACTCTTGAGATCGACGAGCCGGCCGACCTGGAGCGGGCCCGCGTCCTCGCTCCGCTCATGGACGAGCCGGTTTTCCCGACCCGCGCCGACATCGACGCGGTCGTCCTCGACTTCGACGGCACCCAGACCGATGACCGCGTCTGGATCGACGCGGACGGCCACGAGACGGTCGCCGTCAACCGGGGTGACGGCATGGGGATCTCCCGCCTGCGCAAGGCCGGAGTGCCCGTCCTCATCCTCTCCAGCGAGACCAATCCCGTGGTCGCCGCCAGGGCACGCAAGCTCGACATCCCCGTGATCCACGGCGTCGAGAGCAAGGACGTCGAACTGCGCAAGTGGTGCGAGGCCGAGGGGATAGCCCCCGAACGGATCCTCTACGCCGGCAACGACGTCAACGACCTGCCCTGCTTCGAACTCGTCGGCTGGCCTGTGGCCGTGGCCGATGCCCACGACATCGTCCGTGAACGAGCACGCGCCGTGACCACGTCACGCGGGGGCCACGGCGTTGTCCGCGAAATAGCAGCACACCTTCTTGGAAAGGCACTTTGA
- a CDS encoding glycosyltransferase family A protein, translating to MKLSVVVPMYNVRDYCVTTLKSLAFNARQDFEFIVMDDSSTDGTFELLQREIRKVPGGSLYRTPKNSGISATRNAGLRMARGQYVAFLDGDDWFAPGYLSRLVAAIDHFGVDFVRTDHIRVVGKKREVVRSPQAVRNTPLRPIESIMPADASTMIDYPLVWAGIFNREVLARRNLLFFDEKLRTAEDRMWTWRLHLNTDSYVAVDLAGLFYRRDVSTSLTRIPDERQLDFIPCFDQVVQEVAGHQYGRQIMPKVIRTYCAMMAIHLDRADTYEDDVRALLKSRTARALDRLPQPLLEQTLDEMGERRAKLINAVRDLGGEDADVQYLHDADRPPSRRARNAEPARRPASQAYGVTA from the coding sequence ATGAAGCTCTCCGTTGTCGTGCCGATGTACAACGTACGGGACTACTGCGTGACCACCCTCAAGTCCCTTGCGTTCAACGCTCGTCAGGACTTCGAGTTCATCGTGATGGACGACAGCTCCACCGACGGCACCTTCGAACTCCTGCAGCGTGAGATCCGCAAGGTCCCCGGCGGTTCGCTCTACCGGACGCCGAAGAACTCCGGGATCTCCGCCACTCGTAACGCGGGCCTGCGGATGGCCAGGGGCCAGTACGTGGCCTTCCTGGACGGTGACGACTGGTTCGCACCCGGCTACCTGAGCCGTCTGGTGGCGGCGATCGACCACTTCGGCGTCGACTTCGTGCGCACCGACCACATACGGGTGGTCGGCAAGAAGCGGGAGGTCGTGCGCTCTCCTCAGGCGGTGCGCAACACCCCGCTGCGGCCGATCGAGTCGATCATGCCGGCGGACGCCTCGACCATGATCGACTATCCGTTGGTGTGGGCCGGTATCTTCAACCGCGAGGTGCTCGCCCGCCGCAACCTGCTGTTCTTCGACGAGAAGCTGCGCACCGCCGAGGACCGTATGTGGACCTGGCGGCTGCACCTCAACACGGACTCCTACGTCGCCGTCGACCTGGCGGGGCTGTTCTACCGGCGTGATGTCAGCACGTCGCTCACCCGCATCCCGGACGAGCGCCAGCTCGACTTCATCCCCTGCTTCGACCAGGTGGTCCAGGAAGTGGCGGGCCATCAGTACGGCCGCCAGATCATGCCCAAGGTGATCCGCACCTACTGCGCCATGATGGCGATCCATCTGGACCGGGCCGACACGTACGAGGACGACGTCCGGGCGCTGCTCAAGAGCCGGACGGCCCGGGCGCTCGACCGTCTGCCGCAGCCCCTGCTGGAACAGACCCTGGACGAGATGGGCGAGCGCCGGGCGAAGCTGATCAACGCCGTGCGCGACCTGGGCGGTGAGGACGCCGACGTGCAGTACCTGCACGACGCCGACCGACCGCCGTCCCGGCGTGCCCGGAACGCCGAGCCGGCCCGACGGCCCGCGTCCCAGGCCTACGGTGTCACCGCCTGA
- a CDS encoding N-acetylneuraminate synthase family protein has translation MQNRPARNIGSRVVGHGAPAYVIGEIGINHNGELENALALIDAAVEAGCDAVKFQKRTPEICTPRDQWDIERDTPWGRMTYIDYRHRVEFGEDEYRAIDEYCRQKGIDWFASPWDTEAVAFLEKFDVPTHKVASASLTDDELLRALRATGKTIILSTGMSTPTQIRHAVEVLGSENIVLLHATSTYPAKAEELNLRVINTLQAAYPNVPIGYSGHEIGLQTTVAAVAIGACMVERHITLDRAMWGSDQAASVEPQGLTRLVRDIRTIEASLGDGVKKVYESELGPMKKLRRVAGVVAESVAPIA, from the coding sequence ATGCAGAACCGCCCTGCCCGTAACATCGGCTCCCGCGTGGTCGGCCACGGCGCCCCGGCGTACGTGATCGGCGAGATCGGTATCAACCACAACGGTGAGCTGGAGAACGCCCTCGCTCTCATCGACGCCGCCGTCGAGGCCGGCTGCGACGCCGTCAAGTTCCAGAAGCGCACCCCGGAGATCTGCACTCCGCGCGACCAGTGGGACATCGAGCGCGACACCCCCTGGGGCCGGATGACGTACATCGACTACCGGCACCGCGTCGAGTTCGGCGAGGACGAGTACCGCGCCATCGACGAGTACTGCCGCCAGAAGGGCATCGACTGGTTCGCGTCGCCGTGGGACACCGAGGCTGTCGCCTTCCTGGAGAAGTTCGACGTCCCCACCCACAAGGTCGCCTCCGCGTCCCTGACCGACGACGAGCTGCTCCGCGCGCTCCGCGCCACCGGCAAGACGATCATCCTCTCCACCGGCATGTCCACGCCGACCCAGATCCGGCACGCGGTCGAGGTCCTCGGCAGCGAGAACATCGTGCTGCTGCACGCCACGTCGACGTACCCGGCGAAGGCGGAGGAGCTCAACCTCCGCGTCATCAACACGCTGCAGGCGGCGTACCCGAACGTCCCGATCGGCTACTCCGGCCACGAGATCGGCCTCCAGACCACTGTCGCCGCGGTCGCCATCGGTGCCTGCATGGTCGAGCGCCACATCACTCTCGATCGTGCCATGTGGGGCTCCGACCAGGCCGCCTCGGTGGAGCCGCAGGGCCTCACCCGTCTCGTCCGTGACATCCGGACCATTGAGGCCTCCCTCGGTGACGGCGTCAAGAAGGTCTACGAGTCCGAGCTCGGCCCGATGAAGAAGCTGCGCCGCGTCGCCGGCGTCGTCGCGGAATCGGTGGCTCCGATCGCATGA
- a CDS encoding polysialyltransferase family glycosyltransferase, whose product MSTQIFVASTLYGALTLSAAIDAGQFGPAAGTRRVLVVCTNTEIPEVTTPLDAMQGFESLRPRFDLVVSWNDVIFPYHPSLWDPRTEDVPMWRELLGIRWQLPSGPIELVVESIQVKPALTFCKIFRNARITVYADGLMTYGPTRNALARDVHTRIRRTLYLDLIPGLRPLLLSEYGVPGEPVDPGAVQRVFAQFGQSCGPALASLIPAGFPEGRSGAAMLLGQYLSSIGLLTEEEEEQLHLRMFEAAANLGFTSVLFKPHPSAPQSFSDSLVVRARELNIQIVVLETPLLAEAVFGYLRPGVVIGCFSTALFTARAVYGIPAAAVGAAEVLRKMRPYPNSNRIPVTICEVALPDVEGSGFEAQDLLGDPRWVQQELAEYIAAVGYCMQPERNPHLRDRAVAYVGRVLPHMDVRPVLHMHFKPDLLYKLSLPGAPSDAEWQEMEAERAREGKKRRGGPMVKPSQESLTIDSFVEFLEAGEFEVARRIGEQILKERKPMDVLVGMARIHIWEDDFEKAKGMLSRAAMTGDERAMTWIKIAEVAALMGREGKQLRIFAAQEALRINPESAAAARLVTARGARRMAKSMAPG is encoded by the coding sequence ATGTCGACTCAGATATTCGTCGCCTCCACGCTCTACGGCGCCCTCACGCTCTCGGCTGCCATCGACGCCGGCCAGTTCGGCCCCGCCGCCGGCACCAGGCGGGTGCTCGTGGTGTGCACCAACACGGAGATACCCGAGGTCACGACGCCGCTCGACGCGATGCAGGGATTCGAGTCGCTGCGCCCCCGCTTCGACCTCGTGGTCTCCTGGAACGACGTGATCTTCCCGTACCACCCCAGCCTCTGGGACCCGCGCACCGAGGACGTGCCCATGTGGCGTGAGCTCCTCGGTATCCGCTGGCAGTTGCCCTCGGGACCGATCGAGCTGGTCGTCGAGTCGATCCAGGTCAAACCCGCGCTCACCTTCTGCAAGATCTTCCGCAACGCGCGCATCACCGTCTACGCCGATGGCCTCATGACCTACGGTCCGACGCGCAATGCGCTCGCACGCGACGTCCACACGCGGATCCGCCGGACCCTCTACCTCGACCTGATCCCCGGTCTGCGCCCGCTGCTCCTCAGCGAATACGGCGTACCGGGTGAGCCGGTCGACCCCGGGGCCGTGCAGCGTGTCTTCGCCCAGTTCGGCCAGTCGTGCGGTCCGGCCCTCGCGTCGCTCATTCCCGCCGGCTTCCCGGAGGGACGCAGTGGCGCCGCCATGCTGCTCGGCCAGTACCTGTCGAGCATCGGCCTGCTGACGGAGGAAGAGGAGGAGCAGCTGCATCTGCGGATGTTCGAGGCCGCCGCCAACCTCGGCTTCACCTCGGTCCTGTTCAAGCCCCACCCCAGCGCGCCGCAGAGCTTCAGCGACTCCCTGGTCGTCAGGGCCCGCGAACTGAACATCCAGATCGTGGTCCTGGAGACGCCACTGCTCGCCGAGGCGGTCTTCGGATACCTGCGGCCGGGTGTGGTGATCGGTTGCTTCTCCACGGCTCTGTTCACCGCCCGCGCCGTCTATGGGATTCCCGCCGCCGCGGTCGGTGCCGCCGAGGTCCTGCGCAAGATGCGGCCCTACCCGAACAGCAACCGCATCCCCGTGACCATCTGCGAGGTCGCGCTGCCCGACGTCGAGGGCAGTGGCTTCGAGGCCCAGGACCTGCTCGGCGATCCGCGCTGGGTCCAGCAGGAACTGGCCGAGTACATCGCCGCGGTGGGGTACTGCATGCAGCCCGAGCGCAACCCGCACCTGCGGGACCGCGCCGTCGCCTACGTCGGCCGGGTCCTGCCCCACATGGACGTACGGCCGGTGCTGCACATGCACTTCAAGCCCGATCTGCTCTACAAGCTGTCGCTGCCCGGAGCGCCTTCCGACGCCGAATGGCAGGAGATGGAGGCGGAGCGGGCCCGCGAGGGCAAGAAGCGCCGGGGCGGGCCGATGGTCAAGCCGTCCCAGGAGTCGCTCACGATCGACTCGTTCGTCGAATTCCTCGAAGCGGGTGAGTTCGAGGTGGCGCGCCGTATCGGCGAACAGATCCTCAAGGAACGCAAGCCCATGGACGTGCTGGTCGGCATGGCCCGCATCCACATCTGGGAAGACGACTTCGAGAAGGCGAAGGGAATGCTCTCGCGTGCCGCGATGACCGGCGACGAACGGGCGATGACGTGGATCAAGATCGCTGAGGTCGCCGCCCTGATGGGGCGCGAGGGCAAGCAACTGCGCATTTTCGCGGCGCAGGAGGCTCTGCGTATCAACCCCGAGTCCGCGGCGGCGGCCCGGCTCGTCACCGCGCGGGGGGCACGCAGGATGGCGAAGTCGATGGCCCCGGGCTGA